AGGGTGGCATCTTACTTTGTCATTCCTCCAGACAAAAGAGAAATAGCCTGGGTCTCTAAATACTAATTAGCATTTGGTATTGTCACCTTTTTAAATTGTGGCTATTCTTATGGGTATGCAGTcaaattcattgttttaatttgtaCTCCCCATATAGCTAATAATGCTTATCTTCTGGGGGTCTCATCTGCATCCACATACCTTTGGTGAAATGTcttcttctgccttttgcttaTGTTCTCACTGAATCAGTTCAATGTTCATTGCTAAGGAGTCTGTGTGACCTTTACAAGCAAACCCTTTGTCAAACATGATCTGGAAATACTTTCTCCCACTGtatagtttcctttttttctccttttagcaGGATCTTCCACAGAAAACACTTAAAACCTTTTTGAAGAAGTTCAATTTATCTGGGTTTCATTTTCTAGGTCATACAGTTTGCTTTTGCAGTCAATTCTAAGAATTCTTTGCCTGGTATATTAATGACCCTTGATTAAATGTTGACACTTATGGAAAAGAGCACAGTCAAGAACAGCAACTAGGCTTTCAACTCAGGTGTAGAGTAAAACAGGGTCAGGACCTGCCTTCCAAGGACTATGCAATGTAAATATATCTATGTTTGGGACAGAGAGAATGGACCATTACAAATGAACATGTAGTAACACGATTCATCTTTCTTGTTTTATGTAGTGGGATAATACAGGTATATTTTAAATACCCAAAACTTAATTACTGAGGTGACTTATCAGAAAACTCTTGCCACGTAGCTTAACACTTGAGTTGAATATCTGCAATCTACATCATGATGGGAGGAAGGAACTGACATTTTCCACCAAAGTCAAAATATTTCTGACCTCATATTTGACAAAGGACTTGTATCTAGGGTATACACCAAACTCTAAAGCCttaagtcatcctctgacctccacacatggactgtgttacacacacacacacacacacacacacacacacacacacacacacacacacacgataatgatttaacaacaacaaaaaaacccttacCTCCTAAATACTTATCTTTATAAATGAGATTGATGAAGctctcagccctcatcagagaagattTATCTTACAGTGAACAGAAATTAATTCATACAGAGGCTCTCAACTGGTCAGAGGGCAAAGCCTGTGGTTGCTCAGCCTTAAATAGGAGATTTGTGTTACACTCCTTCTCCACAAGGCTAAAGAATTATCAGAGAAGATGATGGAAATATTATAAGAGAAGACTCATataaaacagtgtcttccaggcaTGAAATGCCACTGAACTCATGAACCTACAGGAACTATTGTCTGTAAGATCAAACCAGTCCAAGTTCCAATATAGACAGGAGAGGGGTTCACAAAGTGTCATCTCTAGTTATGAAGCTTTTAGCACTCGAGGGCTGCAGTATGGAGAATCTCATTTCTTTAGGGAGGTGGTTTCTGATAGGTTGTTCATGCTTCAGAGAAAGACTCTACACGTTTATAGGCATCACTGAGTGGACTCAGGAGTATAAAACAGGAAATGAAGTTGGGAATTGGTGGTGTCTGGGAAGACTTGGACTGGGGCTGTAGGAATGGATTTGACTTAAACACATTGCATATGTATATGAACTTCTAAAGGAATGGactaaattatttaataaaaataaaagaaaaagaaatactccAAAGACAAGTTTTGACACTTATAATTCTATCTTGTTGAGTTATCAAGTTATCTGCCTGAAGCTAGTGTTTTCCAATACACAAGCACTTGGAATGCTTATTTCCAACTGTTAATTATTAGTTGCTCACCATTGCATTGACCATTTTATGTATTGATAATTTCAAATTCCATGAACGACAGATTTATTTGAACACATTTAAACATTATGAATGGCTACAGAAAAGCATAAGTGCCCTATTTTGTGGCTCACATGCTTACACAAACACTACTCACatgcatatttattttgtttcacatctttttctttctctttctcgaGGCAGAATCTCACTAAAGAGCTTTGGCTGGCTTTCAACTTACTGTGtaccctaggctggcctcaaactcacaaaggtccagtattaaaggtgtacaccaccatatCCTGTTTTGCTCCACATCTTGATGTTCTTCAATAGTTTTTCAAGGTAGCAATAAAAATACATTCAATTCTTTAAATTTGCTGTATAAGATAGCATTCTATGGAATTAACCTCATCCTTATTTCTTGAttgataaaatttttaattttaattttatctgttgaaactgaggttcacagaatatagcCAAACATCCTAGTATTCAGTACATAGTTATGGAAGTATTTTTCAGTATTCTTTTCTGAGGATAATGATACATTTTAATCATATGAGtagaaatttcaaaaataaaatattttacatatttttcccTATATCCTCCAAGTGGAATGGATCATTTCCAAGATACTAGCCCCGCTTCTTCTTCTACTAGCATTTTAACTAAATGGTAaagtataagaaaaataattaaaaggaactaaaattaataatataacttagataagattaaaaaaaaaggagattaCAGACAATAATCAAATTTAGGCAAGAAACATTTTAGTGAGAAAAAACATGGAAATTTtccaatacaaaaaataataattaaaatataatcatcaTTTTCTTCATCCTAACCCATTCTATCCTTGTCCTTATGCTCAGTTTTCAAAGGCATTCAACTGCTACAAATTTTGCAATTTTAAGTGTTACTTTCAATTGTGTGAAATTTTGGAGGATCGGTTTAATAAACACTGAGAAATTGACTCAAAATATTTGAGAGTAAAAGgattaaattaaaacaatttttgaaatATGAGAATACAGATAATGAGAAGGGAGAGAAATAGAGAATAAGAACATCTTACTTACATAGGTACAGGAATAGCTGATAGCCATCAGATTACCTCATTGGTTATAAATGTCCCCCATAGCCTTGtcatacatacattaaaaatgcTAAACTCTGACTTTGTTTACCGAGAACAGCAGAAACAAGACAGGCATAAGTAAGGCACACTTTTGAGTTTGTCAAGAGATGCTACTTAGATTCTCCTTCTGCTTATGAGCTTCCTCAGACCCTGCTTCAGGTCTTTGTTTCTCAAGCTGTAGATGAAAGGGTTTAGCATAGATGACAAAACTGTGTAGATAATTGTTGCTATATGGTCCTTGACAGTGTAAGTTGACACAGGCTGTAAATACACATAGAAGATACTTCCATAAAAGAGAATTACCACAGTGAGGTGAGAACCGCAAGTGGAAAAGGCTTTGCACTTCCCAGCAGCAGAAGGTATCTTGAGAACTGTAATAAGGATTCTGATGTAGGAAAAGGCAATGCATAGGAAGGGGGTGACCAAAACAAGAGCTCCTTCTGTCACTATCACAATCTCATTGACAAATGTAGAAGAGCAAGATAATTTTATCAGAGGACTGAGGTCACAGAGAAAGTGGTGAATAACATTGGAGTCACAAAAGGTCAGAAGATTAAGCAAAAGTGTGTGCAGAAGTGAATGGAGGTGAGGAAAGGAGCAAGAGAAGGTCACTAGTAGGACACATCGATGATGGTTCATGATAGTGACATAGTGGAAGGggttgcagatggccacatacCGGTCAAAGGCCATTACTGCCAGAAGACAGCTATCACTGTTGCCCAAGGCATAGAGAAAATACATTTGTGTCAGACACcctgcataggagatggtctttTTTTCTGACAGAAAATTCACTAGCATCTTGGGGACAATAGTTGTAGTGAAGCAAATGTCAGTTAACGAcagaaaactcaagaaaaaatACATTGGAGTCTGGAGATGAGGGTCAGAGTGGATGACCAGAATGATGAGCAGGTTCCCTGCTAGAGTAATCAGGTAAATggtgaggaagaggatgaagagtgGCTTTTGGTCCTCAGGCCTAGTGGAGAGTCCCAGAAGGATGAACTCAGAGACAATATTGGTTTTGTTATCTCTTTCCATTGATTTAGATGCAGTTATATAAAAGAAGCTTTGTTACTTAACACATTCTAGTTCAGTGGTTCAAATCATGAGAATCCAACCAAAATATAATCCATATTTCTTGGGTATGATGATGAAAATACAATAGTTCTTTTTGTAATGCTGAGGATTTGGCTCTCTCCCAAACCTGTGTTGTCGATGACTGGAAGGTCAAAGTAGATAGTCCTAAAGCCAAAAGTCAGATTCGGGTTCCAGTTGGATCTGGGGGTTTCTAATTCGAGAAATGCTGGAAattataagagaaaagaaagaagtgccAGTCTCTGTGAAGTGGTCAGGTACGGGTAGGCAACTTCTTCCAGCTCACCTCCATATATAAAATCTTTGCTTCTAGTTGTCGCTGGAAGATTCTTCTAGCTCACCTCCATGCCAAAAGTCTTTTCTTCTAACTTTCTCCAGAAGTTGACATTCTCCACTGCTGCAAACTATCCCCAAGCCAGTGTCTCCACCAGCATTCAGCTTCACCCTCTTCCCCTGACTGAGGCTGGTTAACTAGAAGAGGAATAGGGAATGAAGGCAGAACTAACAAGCTGCTCAAAGGGGTAACGtatctcccttctcttgcctCAAAACCCTACTTTTCCACTAACCTCTGGGTCCCAGTGTGATCCTACTTTTTCAGCTCTCATCTCAAAAGACAGAGATGCCCTGACTCCAGAAGCAAGGGCTCTTGATTGTAGAAGTCCTTTTCATGTCTTGTGGCTTCAACTTTGCTAAGTTGAGTTCTAGGATTCTTGTTAGGCTAACTTCTGTGGTGTGATTACCTCTCAGAATAAAAAGAATTTGAATCATAATTACCAAATCTGACTCCAAGGGGACAGGTAACCCCTGAGGCTTCTTTTAGATGTTAAGGTTAATCTCAGAATGTTTCAATTTGATTTCAGTATTCCAAGGGTATACATCCAAACAATTATTATTAAGGCTGTAAATGTATTTGAGTACAATTGTATGTTTagggatttacttatttttta
This Rattus norvegicus strain BN/NHsdMcwi chromosome 3, GRCr8, whole genome shotgun sequence DNA region includes the following protein-coding sequences:
- the Or1l8 gene encoding olfactory receptor Olr418, whose amino-acid sequence is MERDNKTNIVSEFILLGLSTRPEDQKPLFILFLTIYLITLAGNLLIILVIHSDPHLQTPMYFFLSFLSLTDICFTTTIVPKMLVNFLSEKKTISYAGCLTQMYFLYALGNSDSCLLAVMAFDRYVAICNPFHYVTIMNHHRCVLLVTFSCSFPHLHSLLHTLLLNLLTFCDSNVIHHFLCDLSPLIKLSCSSTFVNEIVIVTEGALVLVTPFLCIAFSYIRILITVLKIPSAAGKCKAFSTCGSHLTVVILFYGSIFYVYLQPVSTYTVKDHIATIIYTVLSSMLNPFIYSLRNKDLKQGLRKLISRRRI